The Argopecten irradians isolate NY chromosome 4, Ai_NY, whole genome shotgun sequence genome has a window encoding:
- the LOC138322148 gene encoding endoglucanase-like, translated as MDAESPSKWTTESPSKWTTESPSKWTTESPSKWTTESPSKWTTESPSKWTTESPSKWRRLSHHPNGRLSHHPNGRLSHHPNGRLSHHPNGRLSHHPNEYTMTESPSKWTTESPSKWTTESPSIWTTESPSKWTTESPSK; from the coding sequence ATGGACGCTGAGTCACCATCCAAATGGACGACTGAGTCACCATCCAAATGGACAACTGAGTCACCATCCAAATGGACGACTGAGTCACCATCCAAATGGACGACTGAGTCACCATCCAAATGGACGACTGAGTCACCATCCAAATGGACGACTGAGTCACCATCCAAATGGAGACGACTGAGTCACCATCCAAATGGACGACTGAGTCACCATCCAAATGGACGACTGAGTCACCATCCAAATGGACGACTGAGTCACCATCCAAATGGACGACTGAGTCACCATCCAAATGAGTACACAATGACTGAGTCACCATCCAAATGGACGACTGAGTCACCATCCAAATGGACGACTGAGTCACCATCCATATGGACGACTGAGTCACCATCCAAATGGACGACTGAGTCACCATCCAAATAG